The DNA region ttgcaaTACTCTCTGTGTCTGCGGTAGCTAGCGGTGCAGTTTAACTCCTTAGCCGCGTAGCTTGTCTCCTATGGTGTCACTACAGCAACACGTCCCCACAGCAGAGACTTAAGGAGCTTGGAGACAAAGCAGCCAGTTTATCTTACTGGGAGCTGATTGATCTCCCATCAGGACCCAGCGGCTGCGGCCTCGTGCTGCCGGCGGCTCATCTCCTCTTCACTCAGcacctggagcagctcctggaACCCAAACCCTGAGGGGGGTCCGCCCCCTCGGCCCCCAGATTCGTCCTTTCCCGTCCCCGATTCATCCCTCCCAACAAAAGAGTGTCGAGTTTCACCCCTGGACTCAAAGCCATCATCTCGGCCCACAGCTGACCAGAAGTCCCCGCGTTTACACGCTGCCGGCCTAATGCGCAGTTCCATAATCAAAACATACATCAAATTATAGACTCTGCtaagaagttcactctggaatAAACAGAGCATGTGCTACAGTCGTAATGTCACACGCTTTAAGGAGCACTTCATCCCCTCGAGTCGGCGTTTGgctggttttattttggaggCCGTGGATCCGCGTGCTCTGTCAGTTCGTGTCGTGTTCTATAGCAGATCACACAGGACGACTTTGACATGAACGTCAACAAACACCAGCTCCTCCAAATGATGACGCGTGGTCATATGGAGTCTGTTGGGACCAGCTGATCTGTCGTTTGGTGTTTttcctgcttgtttgtctgttcCCTCTGATGAAACGAGAGTCGTCTTCGCGTCGAGGGGTCGGCCGGCGTTGGCGCGTCCCCTCAACATCTTGATTGATGCAGTTTTAAAGGAATCCAgttgctttttgtctttgaGGCCAAATCGAACGTGATTAACGATGAAGTCGCGTCTGTGGTTCATCCGTTTTCGCGGGCGGAATAATCAGCCTTCCCTTTCCTGTTATGGCAGAGTCTGATTGGATCTTTATTCAGAAGATGTAAGTTTAAATCTCCGTGCTCTTAGAAGCATTATTGATGCTGTCGCAGGCTCTTGGTGGCACTGGCACCACCCAGGTATGAATAAAACAGCTACCTCCTTAGCAACCACTCGCCTGAATAAATAATAAGAGTGGAAAAAAGGAAGCAGAGGCCCAGACACCTTGTTTAGGTTTTGTGGTCAGGATCAATTTTCTGTTTAAGTCTGGATTATAGATCAGGTCTCTGAAGGAGAGGACTCCCCTTATAATTAACTATTACAGACCGTTACACAGGGCCTGTGGCGTTAAAAGGCCTGACGAGCTGTCCTCTGTTTGCACAAATAGCAACCGCGCTTGGCTCCGGCTGCACAGGAAGAAACGCGTCCTCGGACGGAAGTGGGGGAAGATTTAGGGTGGACGGCTTGAGATGTCTCACAGTGATTGTGTGCTGATGCTAAACgcgtgactcctgctcctccagacaGGACTTCACTCTGGCCTTCAGTCCGAGTCAACTGGGACAGAGGTGAAAGACATGAAAATACAGAGAGCCGCGAGGGCTGATTTGTGATTTTGGCCTGAGCTGCTCCGGTTGAGGCCACTTGGACCGGCCTGAGTTGTAATTTGCCGGCGGAGATCTGGCTGCTCTGTGGCCCGACGTCTGCGCTCCCTTGTCATTTGCTCGTCTGTGTGTGGCTCGACGTTAGCGCCGACGTGTGCGTCCCCCGTCCTCGGTGACGCACGACCCGGAGCCCTGGACGCGCTCCAGCCCCGGCCTCCACCCTGAGCGTCTCCTCGCGCTCCGGCTGCAGCCAGTGATGGGGGACCCGTCCAGCAGAACCTGGAACCTGGGTCTGAGTGGGCAACAGTccaacccagtgtgtgtgtgtgtgtgtgtgtgtgtgtgtgtgtgtgtgtgtgtgtgtgttgtgtccagTGATCTAACTGGGAGTGAAACGGCTCCCAGTCCGTTTGTGCTTCGTGTGCACATATGAAACGAGGGGAAGGAGGTGAGGGTTCGAAGCAGGAGACGGGAGATAAATGAATCCGAAGTGAAACACAGACCAGAGACTCACCACACAACATGCAGAGTAAACTCAGTAGTTGTGGATATGCTTTGAGTTACGGCCTTGATGACACATCTCTGCCTTTAGTCACACAGCCAGCGTTCGCGCTTAacgcagctcagtgtgtgtttaggttTCTGCCTTTAATTTGAGTGTGTAGCTTTTCTTCAGCCATAGTGACGTTTGACCACAGCAGCCTTGGTTGTGTGTGATCTACGGAGGAAGCCTGACCCCTAGTGGTGCGTCTGAGCACTGCACCggcctcctctgtcctctgcttcttctgatGCATGAACGTGAGAGATTGTGCAGGCAGCTTCAGGCCCGTTTCACGCTTCTCTTCCGTCTCAGGGTGGACTTTGATGAGGAGGGATTCTGCCAGCCGTACAGAGGCATCGCCTGCGCCCGCTTCATCGGCAACCGCAGCATCTACGTGGAGTCGCTGCAGATGCAGGGCGAGATCGAGACCCAGATCACAGGTGAGCGGCGGCACTGAACCCTCGGCCCAAACAGAGAAAGCCTGCTGCAAAGGGCAGGGGTCTGCTTCAGTGTTCAGGAACCACCACCACGCGTCTGAACGGTCCTCATTCACGCACGTCTCCTCGTCATCGCGCGGCTGCCATTCTTCCATGCTTTTACCTTGAGCCCTCAGAGGTCCGACCAGCGTGCGTGTCGCTGATTGCGTCCGTGCAGCTCGGGGACAAAAGGGGCCGTGAACCCGAACTCTAGTCTGAAACAGCGAGCGATAATTAAGATTTATGAGCCCAGAGTCTTTAGAAGTCACAGTAGGAGAGAGAATCAGGCCAAATCTGAGGCTTCTGCACATTCAGCAGCCGCTTACGCATTTATAATTGGATGTTACCTTCACTGGTGTTTGTTGTGATTACACTTTCAAACCACTCGTCTTCCTCCGCCCTCCAAAGAGCTGCTTTACTGAGACCGGCAGATGtttttaataatgaaaaaaaatagcGACTCTGAATCAAAggcttaaagctgcagctttgtcaATGTTTCAGTCTGCAAAGTGAGTAGAAACGATCAAAcacctgttctgttctgatgcTCGCTtcgtctccctccgtctccccccgcctccctctccctccctccctctctctccctctcctctccctccctccctcctctccctctatctccctccctctccctctccttccctctccctccctctccctctccctctccctctcctctcctctcctctcctctcctctcctctcctctcctctcctctccctccctccctctcctctccctccctccctctcctctcctctcctctcctctcctctcctctcctctcctctcctctcctctcctctcctctcctctcctctccctccctctcctctcctctcctctcctctcctctcctctcctctcctctcctctcctctcctctccctccctctcctctcctctccctccctccctccctccctctccctccctcccctccctctccctctccctctccctctccctctccctctccctctcccttcctctccctctcctctccctccgtctctcttcctctccctctcctctcctctcctccctctcctctccctccctctccctctccctctcctccatctcctctcacTCGGCCTCATCCTCaatcctctcctctccatcctctctcatctctctactccctcctccctctccggcCCCTGACTTCCCTcgtcgctcctctcctctcctcctcatacGCCTCGCCGTCTCCCTCGTcacctgcctccctccctctcctctgccctCTCGTCTCCCTCTGCCCGTTCCTCTCGCCTTCTCCCTCTCCACTCTCCCAGGGGAGTACACTtactctcttcctctccctctcccctccctccctccctccctctcccttcctctccctctcctctccctctgtctctcttcctctccctctcctctccctccctccctccctctccctgctccagcgGCCTTCACCATGATCGGGACGTCCAACCACTTGTCCGACCGCTGCTCCCAGTTCGCCATCCCCTCCCTCTGCCACTTCGCCTTCCCCACGTGCGACCGCAGCTCGGGGGCGGACAAGCCCCGCGACCTCTGCAAGGACGAGTGCGAGATCCTGGAGAACGACCTGTGCAAGACGGAGTACATCATCGCCCGCTCCAACCCTCTGATCCTCAAGAGGCTGAAGCTGCCCAACTGCGACGAGCTGGCGGCTTCCGAGAGCCCCGAGGCGGCCAACTGCCTGCGCATCGGCATCCCCATGGCCGAGCCCATCAACAAGAGTAGGAGCCGCTCGCCCGTCTCTGTACACGGTGGTCAATAGACCCCGCTCGTGACACACGCCTAATGTGCGCTCCCACCCCCTCAGACCACAGGTGTTACAACAGCAGCGGCGTGGACTACCGCGGCACCGTCAGCGTGACCAAGTCCAAGCGCCAGTGCCAGCCCTGGAACTCCCAGTATCCCCACAGCCACCAGTACCTGGCCGTCCACTACCCGGAGCTCAACGGGGGCCACTCCTACTGCCGCAACCCGGGCAACAAGCACGAGGCGCCCTGGTGCTTCACGCTGGACGAGGCCGTGCCCATGGAGCTCTGCGACATTCCCATCTGCGGTGAGACGTCACAGCCTGTGACTCTTCTTTTATCATATTTCATTCTCATATTTCATTCTCGTGGTTATTGCTGCTCTTCTTCTCACACAGATCACAAAGACAAATCTGGCGGCGGCAACATGGAGATCCTGTACATCCTGGTTCCCAGCGTGGCCATCCCCCTGGCCATCgccctgctcttcttcttcatctgtgTGTGCCGCAACAACCAGAAGTCCTCCAGGCCTCCGGCGCCGCGGCCCAAACCGGTGCGCGGCCAGAACGTGGAGATGTCCATGCTGACCACCGCCTACAAGCCCAAGGTAGAGGCGGTCTGAAGTGCTGCCCAGCAGGCCTCGCTGCCGGGTCGCTCCGAGGTCACTCCCTGTGACAGCCCGTTTAGAGACacacatgtgtgtatatataaatgtgCGGTGGCGTGAGGATGATCTGAGGCTTTGGGtgtggggaggaatgagggGCTGAAACTAAATCATAACTAAAAACATCTGTGTGCGTCTCATAACATCAGTGGGCctccgcacgcacacacacacacacacacacacacacacacgcacacacacacacacacacacacacacacacacactaacacacacacacacacacccgcacacacacacgcacacacacacgcacacacacacacacacccacacacacacacacacgcacacacacacacacacacacacacacacccacacacacacacacacgcacacacacacacacacacacacgcacacacacacgcacacacacacacacacgttcacacgcacacacattcacatacacacacgcacacacacacacacacactaacacacacacacacatacacacacacacacacgcacacacacacgcacacacacacgcactttaCCCCCCTCTGAGCTCatacagtgtctgtgtgtgtcagaccgACCCAGGAATTTCATTATTCATCTCAGTTCCTGGAATTTGGACGTCTCTGCCAACCTCTCCTCACCTTTTATCTTCTcccaagtacacacacacacacacacacacacacacacacacacacccacactgtcTCACCACCGCTCTCTCTATAACTGAACTGCTCCTAAATAAATACCGTTACAGAGAATAAACAACTCACATGTACAGTTAAAGTAGGAAAAGTGAATTCTGATTATTTatctttattctgtttttaaatatctGCTGGTTTAGGATCTACTGTGACGACCGTCTGTGTCCTCTCTCACTCCTCTACAAGTTATTAGAGTTAATGAGTTCCATGAATTATGTCTGGTTCCTCTAACACAGTTACAGCTCCACAGTTCTGCTCGGTCCGGTTGGGTTCTGCTGCACGGAGACTTATTTATGAGGTTCACTGGTCCACAGTTAATCAGTCCAATACTGACTAAGCTCCATTATGACTGTGATCTCTTCTCCAGACGTACAAATTCAGATTAGGTGCCACATTAGGCTGCTAATGAATGGGTGGCCACTGatctgtacccccccccccatatacacacatgcatgtgtatgtgcatagaaatttaaatgtgtgtatatgtatgtatgtatttttagACATAttatctgtctgtcttcttAATATCTGTAAAAGCAATTATAAGTACTTTCCCTCtggtttaaataaagttttttgaatcttaatCAGCATTtcccctctgccccccctcctcttctctcagCAGTGCAAGGCCAAGGAGCTCCCTCTGTCGGCGGTGCGCTTCATGGAGGAGCTCGGGGAGTGCGCCCTCGGGAAGATCTACAAGGGCCACCTGTACCTGCCGGGCATGGAGCAGGCGCAGCTGGTCGCCATCAAGACCATGAAGGACATCACCAGCGGGCAGCAGTGGGGCGACTTCCAGCAGGTGGGGGCTCCTCCGACGGGTTTGGGTTCGGCTTCGGCGCTGATGTTGTTGCAGACGTGCTCTTTACTGTGTGGTCTCACCGCAGGAGGCCGCGGTGCTGACGGAGCTCCAGCACCCCAACGTGGTGTGCCTGCTGGGCGTGGTGACCCAGGAGCAGCCCGTCTGCATGCTCTTCGAGTTCCTCCCTCAGGGCGACCTGCACGAGTTCCTCATCATGCGCTCGCCGCACTCGGACgtcggctgcagcagcgacgaGGACGGAACGGTGAAGTCCAGCCTGGACCACGGAGACTTCCTGCACATGTCCATACAGGTCGGTCAGCATTGGCTCTGTGGGACCTCTGCCGTCTGGGTTCTCGCTCCTAACGTGGCGGTTCTTTGTGGGTCAAGGTTGCGGCTGGGATGGAGTACCTGGCCAGCCACTTCTACATCCACAAGGACCTGGCAGCGCGCAACGTTTTAGTGGGCGAGCAGCTCCACGTCAAGATCTCAGACCTGGGTCTGTCCAGAGAGATCTACTCCTCAGACTACTACTGCTTCCAGCCCAAAACGCTGCTGCCCATCCGCTGGATGCCGCCCGAGGCCATCGCCTACGGCAAGTTCACCACGGACTCGGACATCTGGTCGTTCGGGGTGGTGCTGTGGGAGATCTTCAGCTACGGCCTGCAGCCCTACTACGGCTTCTCCAACCAGGAAGTGATGGAGATGGTGAGAAAGCGGCAGCTGCTGCCCTGCCCCGAGGACTGTCCCCCCAGGTGCGTTCAGGCCCACGCCGACACGacggcgctcgctcgctcgcgtgCGCACGCGCGGTGCTCCGGGTGAAATCTCCTGTCTCCTCAGGTTCTACGGCCTGATGACGGAGTGCTGGCAGGAGGGGCCAGCGCGCCGGCCGCGCTTCAAGGACGTCCACGCGCGGCTCAGAGCCTGGGAGGGGCTGTCGTCTCACGCCAGCTCCAGCACGCCCTCTGGTGGCGGGGGGAATGCCACCACCCAGACGACCTCGCTGAGCGCCAGCCCCGTCAGCAACCTCAGCAACCCGCGctacgccgccgccgccgggtaCCTCTACCCGGCACAGGCCATTCCGGCCCCGGCCCAGATGGCGCCCATCCCGGCCTGGACGCCCATGGCGGTGCCACAGCCCCACCAGCGCTTCATCCCCGTCAACGGGTACCCCATCCCGCCGGGGTACGCCGCGTTCCCCGCCCACTTCCCGCCGCCGGCTCCTCCCACCAGGGTGATCCAGCACCACCTGCCGCCGCCCAAGAGCCGCTCGCCGAGCAGCGCCAGCGGCTCCACCAGCACGGGCCACGTCAGCGGCGTGCCCTCCACCACCGGCTCCGCCCACGACGCCAACACGCCGCTGCTGTCGCACTGCATCATGCCGGAGGGCGGCGGCGCGCTGGTGCAGGTGTACGGACAGGTCTCCCAGAAGGGGGTGGGGCAGCTGGACCACGCGTCGcagacggcggcgctgctcgCCGACGCCGACGTCCTCATGTACCACGACTCGGTGATCACCGCGGACCTGTAGGGGGCGGATGCTCGCACGCGTCCGGGCCGGGACCCACAGACCAGAGGCTCAGTCTCATGCATGGGCGCCCACGGCAACAGGCCAGTGTGTGAGAAACACCTatataaacagctgtttgactcTTTAACGCCTTAGTCCTTAAAGCAAGTGTACTTACTATCATGGTTTGAGAATGTTGTGTTATTATTTTAACCGCTGTGTAAATACGGTACATACGTCCCgaatgaatgaaacacaaaGATATATATTcaaaagacattttattatGGAGCAAAACACTTTAGTGTGAGAGACAATTGTGTGTCAGTGGACTTCCTCCAGGACGTGAAGGAGACACTGGATTTGTACTTGGTGCCTTCAGATCGATGGAAAACATGTGTGAGCcgagagaaccagcgagaaggagaaggaaacaaACGAGGCCTGAGGTGGACGTTATCGTGAAGACCGGCACCGAACACACAACTTCCCTCTGGACTCTAAAGCGCAGGCTCAGCGTTTCTGGGTTCTTTGCATCGCCGCCGGACTTGAGAGCATCATGAGTGATTTCGAAGCCCCACAGCTCAGGACAATCGCCCGGTTCCACTGTCATCGTTTAAGCCTCAACAGTGGGGATTTTATGCagcgttttcattttcatgggagttttttttttacagtgtttgaATTTTGAAGGACTTTTATTCACAATGCTTGTCTAAGTCCTCCAATCACTTTTTTGTGAATTATATTGTACAAAAAATACACTAATCAAGACATAGAGGGATTAATGTGCACCAAGCAGGGTGGTAGAAACAGAACAGTTGCTGTAGATGGTTATATCAGTACTTTGGGTTACGGCTGTAGTGAATTTAAAATGGTCCGTTTTTGGGCAGACGTTGGTGGAATGTAGACTAAAACTAAACTCTGGTTGCTTCGTCCTTTGGCCTAAAACTGCCCAATAAAAGTAAACTATTCATATTCATTGATTCAAACTCAAAATGCCATTCATCAGGTTTCCACTCAACTATATTTCTCCTTTAACCTGAAATAATTTATTCAAGACGGATACGATCAGAGTGTTTGTTGTGAGTTATATGAAGGGAGAGACGCTTGCTTTAGAACTGATTTGTTCTCCAAGATGATTGAAATAGTTTTAAGTTAATTGTCCCATCATTTTTGTAATTCTATTTTATTGCCGTTTTTATTTCTGTGATTTCTTTCCCTCTGAAACAGATGGAGCTACCTAAACGTCTGGATTTGTACACGTGACCTCCAGCATGTAAAAGACTTGTGTGTACGAATACTTGCAAAAACCACTTGTACACAAGACTGTGAATGTTCTGCGAATCAAGTCTAGGTATTTTTGTATTTGGCCAAAAAACACAACTGTGCCTTTTCTGTATTATTCTAATCAGTTTTCCAAATGACAACCCAATCATGTCCATGTCAGGACCGGTTGTACCCATGACAGAAGGTTTACATGCTGATCCCTTTGACCAAGAAAGGCCTTGTCTTTATATTTTGTTTGAATATTTTTGCACAGATGTTTTGTATTGCAAAATCATGTATTAAatgttgttctttgttttaaCCCCGCACTCACCGGTTTTTCAGCCAAACGCCGTTTTCTAGTTTTGTTGTAAAGATCACGTGAATCCACTAGGCGGCATCAAATCCGCGCTTCTGGGGACgctctccttcctttcctcccacGCGGTGGTGCTACGTGGCTGTGGGGTCAGTGTCGTTACCAGCTTGAAACAGCTGGAAATAATATCACCCCAGCAAAATCGGGGCCAAATATGGAAAAATGATTCCAGTGCTTGTAGAGACTCTTAGTCTTTACAAGTTGTGgccattttgacattttactcATGTTTCTGCACACTTCCACCTCCtcagtgtgagtctgtgtttacaGGTGAGAGAGGAAGACATTGTCTGCAGATTTAGAGCACTTTGAACAAGCAGCTGTGGAGAAGCTCCCAGGACTTCTCCATCAGAGGTGCTCAGAAACCTAGATACCTCCGCCCGGCCTTGGAAAAAGATAGAGAGTGCATGTGAAGATGAGGAGGCTAAAACGAGgtcaaaggagagagagagaagaaacagTCCTAGTCTGTGACATCCAGGAAGCCAGAGGGAGCTACGTTCCATGGCTGTTACATTCATGTTACAGAGTCTGAACGCTGAGCGCAGTGGTGGCTGAAGGCGCTGAATCTCCACCCGTCACAGACGAACCCTGAGGACGCGCTCTGGGTTCAGGCCGTGATGAGCCGTGATGCTGTGACAGCAGAGGATGAGCGTGCACGTGAGGAGGAGATGCCAGTAGAGTACATCTGGTTTGATCTGAACCAGTAGAGAAGAAGTGGAGGAGAGACGCGAGCTGTGGGCAGAGGACGGAGCCGAGCGGCGGCGCTAACTGGGTGTAATGAGAAGATCTCATGCCACAAATGCCCATTAACTGGTAACATTTCATCAGATACTGGGCAGAGGACACGAGGTCACAGACGTTGGTGgccgggtgggggggggtctggatcTGTACAGCTGGttctggtgggggggggtccaaACCCAACCAGCACAACGCTCACAAAGCGTCCCGTTTCCTGATACGAAGCAGAAGACGGCTTCAGCAGCACAGcggggggtggtggtgtgtgtgtgtgtggggggggggtcagtttCACCATCCTATCTGCCCCGGCAGCGCTGGAAGCCTCCAACAAGCCCCCGATTGTTGGGGAACACGAGCTGTTTTTGTTGAGGAGCTGACAAGCGCTTGACCTCCGCTGTCGGCGCTGCCACGTCCCGACCTTGGAGGGAGGAAGCGAAGTGGAGCCTTTGAACTCCGTCAAGTGAACTAACTGTGGCTGCTCTAATTTCCCCAGGGGCCGTAGGAGAACTGAGACGGGGCGTGCGCTGCGTGCGCTTATCTCTGAATCATGTAAATGCCTCCTATGGAAACAACAGTAAGTCTATGGACGCAGTAGACACTGGTTGCACCTGCCCAGGTTTTCCTTCTGCGTTGCTTTGATCCACGCAGCACAGACGCTCAGAACCCACGGCGTCTGAAGGAAGAGAGGACGGAGCCG from Betta splendens chromosome 4, fBetSpl5.4, whole genome shotgun sequence includes:
- the ror1 gene encoding inactive tyrosine-protein kinase transmembrane receptor ROR1 isoform X1 → MCPSRAAARLRLRGRPGGALWIVLLLHGVLDVSASGPEFPQDPSVLAAASWNMSSDGPLFIRLEAPMNNITTSLGQTAELLCRVAGNPPPAVRWLKNDAPVMQEPRRVSFRSTPYGSRLRIRNLDTTDTGYFQCVATNSQGTVSTTGVLFVKFDPLPTSLPGRPTVDFDEEGFCQPYRGIACARFIGNRSIYVESLQMQGEIETQITAAFTMIGTSNHLSDRCSQFAIPSLCHFAFPTCDRSSGADKPRDLCKDECEILENDLCKTEYIIARSNPLILKRLKLPNCDELAASESPEAANCLRIGIPMAEPINKNHRCYNSSGVDYRGTVSVTKSKRQCQPWNSQYPHSHQYLAVHYPELNGGHSYCRNPGNKHEAPWCFTLDEAVPMELCDIPICDHKDKSGGGNMEILYILVPSVAIPLAIALLFFFICVCRNNQKSSRPPAPRPKPVRGQNVEMSMLTTAYKPKQCKAKELPLSAVRFMEELGECALGKIYKGHLYLPGMEQAQLVAIKTMKDITSGQQWGDFQQEAAVLTELQHPNVVCLLGVVTQEQPVCMLFEFLPQGDLHEFLIMRSPHSDVGCSSDEDGTVKSSLDHGDFLHMSIQVAAGMEYLASHFYIHKDLAARNVLVGEQLHVKISDLGLSREIYSSDYYCFQPKTLLPIRWMPPEAIAYGKFTTDSDIWSFGVVLWEIFSYGLQPYYGFSNQEVMEMVRKRQLLPCPEDCPPRFYGLMTECWQEGPARRPRFKDVHARLRAWEGLSSHASSSTPSGGGGNATTQTTSLSASPVSNLSNPRYAAAAGYLYPAQAIPAPAQMAPIPAWTPMAVPQPHQRFIPVNGYPIPPGYAAFPAHFPPPAPPTRVIQHHLPPPKSRSPSSASGSTSTGHVSGVPSTTGSAHDANTPLLSHCIMPEGGGALVQVYGQVSQKGVGQLDHASQTAALLADADVLMYHDSVITADL
- the ror1 gene encoding inactive tyrosine-protein kinase transmembrane receptor ROR1 isoform X3, translating into MCPSRAAARLRLRGRPGGALWIVLLLHGVLDVSASGPLFIRLEAPMNNITTSLGQTAELLCRVAGNPPPAVRWLKNDAPVMQEPRRVSFRSTPYGSRLRIRNLDTTDTGYFQCVATNSQGTVSTTGVLFVKFDPLPTSLPGRPTVDFDEEGFCQPYRGIACARFIGNRSIYVESLQMQGEIETQITAAFTMIGTSNHLSDRCSQFAIPSLCHFAFPTCDRSSGADKPRDLCKDECEILENDLCKTEYIIARSNPLILKRLKLPNCDELAASESPEAANCLRIGIPMAEPINKNHRCYNSSGVDYRGTVSVTKSKRQCQPWNSQYPHSHQYLAVHYPELNGGHSYCRNPGNKHEAPWCFTLDEAVPMELCDIPICDHKDKSGGGNMEILYILVPSVAIPLAIALLFFFICVCRNNQKSSRPPAPRPKPVRGQNVEMSMLTTAYKPKQCKAKELPLSAVRFMEELGECALGKIYKGHLYLPGMEQAQLVAIKTMKDITSGQQWGDFQQEAAVLTELQHPNVVCLLGVVTQEQPVCMLFEFLPQGDLHEFLIMRSPHSDVGCSSDEDGTVKSSLDHGDFLHMSIQVAAGMEYLASHFYIHKDLAARNVLVGEQLHVKISDLGLSREIYSSDYYCFQPKTLLPIRWMPPEAIAYGKFTTDSDIWSFGVVLWEIFSYGLQPYYGFSNQEVMEMVRKRQLLPCPEDCPPRFYGLMTECWQEGPARRPRFKDVHARLRAWEGLSSHASSSTPSGGGGNATTQTTSLSASPVSNLSNPRYAAAAGYLYPAQAIPAPAQMAPIPAWTPMAVPQPHQRFIPVNGYPIPPGYAAFPAHFPPPAPPTRVIQHHLPPPKSRSPSSASGSTSTGHVSGVPSTTGSAHDANTPLLSHCIMPEGGGALVQVYGQVSQKGVGQLDHASQTAALLADADVLMYHDSVITADL
- the ror1 gene encoding inactive tyrosine-protein kinase transmembrane receptor ROR1 isoform X2, whose protein sequence is MCPSRAAARLRLRGRPGGALWIVLLLHGVLDVSASGPEFPQDPSVLAAASWNMSSDGPLFIRLEAPMNNITTSLGQTAELLCRVAGNPPPAVRWLKNDAPVMQEPRRVSFRSTPYGSRLRIRNLDTTDTGYFQCVATNSQGTVSTTGVLFVKFDPLPTSLPGRPTVDFDEEGFCQPYRGIACARFIGNRSIYVESLQMQGEIETQITAAFTMIGTSNHLSDRCSQFAIPSLCHFAFPTCDRSSGADKPRDLCKDECEILENDLCKTEYIIARSNPLILKRLKLPNCDELAASESPEAANCLRIGIPMAEPINKNHRCYNSSGVDYRGTVSVTKSKRQCQPWNSQYPHSHQYLAVHYPELNGGHSYCRNPGNKHEAPWCFTLDEAVPMELCDIPICDHKDKSGGGNMEILYILVPSVAIPLAIALLFFFICVCRNNQKSSRPPAPRPKPVRGQNVEMSMLTTAYKPKCKAKELPLSAVRFMEELGECALGKIYKGHLYLPGMEQAQLVAIKTMKDITSGQQWGDFQQEAAVLTELQHPNVVCLLGVVTQEQPVCMLFEFLPQGDLHEFLIMRSPHSDVGCSSDEDGTVKSSLDHGDFLHMSIQVAAGMEYLASHFYIHKDLAARNVLVGEQLHVKISDLGLSREIYSSDYYCFQPKTLLPIRWMPPEAIAYGKFTTDSDIWSFGVVLWEIFSYGLQPYYGFSNQEVMEMVRKRQLLPCPEDCPPRFYGLMTECWQEGPARRPRFKDVHARLRAWEGLSSHASSSTPSGGGGNATTQTTSLSASPVSNLSNPRYAAAAGYLYPAQAIPAPAQMAPIPAWTPMAVPQPHQRFIPVNGYPIPPGYAAFPAHFPPPAPPTRVIQHHLPPPKSRSPSSASGSTSTGHVSGVPSTTGSAHDANTPLLSHCIMPEGGGALVQVYGQVSQKGVGQLDHASQTAALLADADVLMYHDSVITADL